Proteins encoded in a region of the Isosphaeraceae bacterium EP7 genome:
- a CDS encoding ROK family protein has translation MLLGIEIGGTKLQLGVGGADGKIDGLERLQIDPARGAAGILAQIESAIEPLLLKVGLGRGDIEGVGIGFGGPVDSASGAVIKSHQVDGWDDFPLADWFSWLLKTSRVSIENDADTAGLAEARIGAGAGTSPVLYVTIGSGVGGGLILDDRIYRGWGGGATEIGHLRIGDGDDPPTLESIASGWGIGEKARRLVEQNIREGGTGGSMPGLAAGPTDRINAEIVARAASQGDPLSLAVLKDATHAMAIALGHATTLLAPRTIVLGGGVSLMGEELWFEPIRRELHRRVFGPFRGTYRLVPASLGERVVVHGALILAGSAA, from the coding sequence ATGCTCCTCGGCATCGAGATCGGCGGCACAAAGCTGCAACTCGGAGTCGGCGGCGCCGACGGCAAGATCGACGGGCTCGAACGCCTCCAGATCGATCCTGCCCGAGGCGCCGCCGGAATCCTCGCCCAGATCGAGTCCGCCATCGAGCCCTTACTCCTCAAGGTCGGGCTCGGCCGAGGCGACATCGAGGGGGTCGGGATCGGGTTTGGCGGCCCGGTGGATTCCGCCTCGGGTGCCGTGATCAAGTCGCACCAGGTCGATGGATGGGATGACTTCCCACTCGCCGACTGGTTCTCATGGTTGCTGAAGACGAGCCGGGTCTCGATCGAGAACGATGCCGACACCGCGGGACTGGCCGAGGCCCGCATCGGTGCCGGAGCGGGGACCTCGCCCGTTCTCTATGTCACCATCGGCAGTGGAGTCGGCGGCGGCCTGATCTTAGACGACCGGATCTATCGGGGCTGGGGGGGAGGCGCGACCGAAATTGGCCACCTCCGGATTGGTGACGGAGACGACCCGCCGACGCTCGAATCCATCGCTTCAGGCTGGGGGATCGGGGAAAAGGCCCGGCGATTGGTCGAGCAGAACATCCGCGAAGGGGGGACTGGCGGTTCCATGCCGGGCCTCGCGGCTGGACCGACAGATCGGATCAACGCCGAGATCGTCGCCCGCGCGGCCTCCCAGGGCGATCCGCTCTCCCTGGCCGTCCTCAAGGACGCGACCCACGCGATGGCCATCGCCCTCGGGCATGCAACCACGCTCCTGGCCCCGCGCACGATCGTGCTGGGTGGCGGGGTCTCGCTCATGGGCGAAGAACTCTGGTTTGAACCCATTCGGCGCGAACTCCACCGGCGCGTCTTCGGTCCATTTCGCGGGACCTATCGACTAGTGCCGGCCTCGCTTGGCGAGCGAGTCGTCGTCCACGGCGCCCTGATCCTGGCGGGCAGTGCCGCCTGA
- a CDS encoding SIS domain-containing protein, protein MLGATLGAKDYLDRVCLEIGRLDLGQVEQVSTLIERAYHAGRFVFICGNGGSGANASHLCEDLAKCTLRDFERQKRLKVLSLTDNTAGIMAWANDEGYDRIFIEQLKNLAGPGDLLLAISGSGNSPNILKAVDWANANGLETVGITGFGGGALKGLAQHNLHVPIDDMGIVESVHQVAFHWIIDDMYRRISGPVTAPALSR, encoded by the coding sequence ATGCTCGGTGCCACCCTGGGCGCGAAAGACTACCTCGATCGCGTCTGCCTCGAGATTGGCCGCCTCGACCTGGGCCAGGTTGAGCAGGTCTCGACTCTCATCGAGAGGGCCTACCACGCCGGCCGATTCGTCTTCATCTGCGGCAACGGAGGCTCGGGCGCCAATGCGTCGCACCTCTGCGAAGACCTGGCTAAGTGTACCTTGCGTGATTTCGAACGCCAGAAACGCCTGAAGGTCCTCAGTCTAACAGACAACACCGCCGGCATCATGGCCTGGGCGAATGACGAGGGCTACGACCGGATCTTCATCGAACAGTTGAAGAATCTCGCCGGTCCCGGCGACCTGCTCCTTGCCATCTCGGGCTCGGGCAACAGCCCCAATATCCTCAAGGCGGTCGACTGGGCCAACGCCAACGGCCTCGAGACGGTGGGCATCACCGGCTTCGGCGGCGGCGCGCTCAAGGGACTCGCCCAACACAATCTGCACGTCCCCATCGACGACATGGGCATCGTGGAGTCGGTCCACCAGGTCGCCTTCCACTGGATCATCGACGACATGTACCGGCGAATCTCGGGGCCGGTCACGGCGCCCGCCCTGTCCCGCTGA